In a single window of the Micrococcaceae bacterium Sec5.7 genome:
- a CDS encoding SURF1 family protein, which yields MWKTAIKPRWIAGLVFAIVISGVFVLLSQWQFGRSTQPELPVSAATEELKPLAEVLKPGDFFHGSVADQMITATGSYDPAKQVLVPGRLHDGNKGYWVVSAFEVTGAPALSGAGASPQTWIPVARGWVADPADAAAPPSGTIKLTGRLLPSEAPLPDTDPGAGQATAVSVAELINVWEVSSYPGFVAASAEVSGSTDVSAAGVEGQLKPLRIGPQPPPQQVNWLNLFYSVEWVVFAGFALFIWWRLVKDDYRRGLEDEIDDGHSASDGSNTAPVEPAKQPANQTQQKVQP from the coding sequence GTGTGGAAAACTGCCATTAAACCCCGATGGATCGCAGGTCTGGTCTTTGCGATCGTCATTTCCGGGGTTTTTGTGCTCCTGAGCCAGTGGCAGTTCGGCCGGTCCACCCAGCCGGAATTGCCCGTCAGCGCCGCCACCGAGGAGCTCAAGCCACTCGCCGAGGTCCTCAAGCCCGGCGACTTTTTCCACGGCTCAGTGGCAGACCAGATGATCACCGCCACCGGCTCGTATGATCCGGCCAAGCAGGTTCTGGTACCCGGCCGCCTCCACGACGGCAACAAAGGCTACTGGGTGGTGTCAGCATTTGAGGTGACGGGTGCCCCGGCGCTAAGCGGTGCCGGAGCCTCTCCGCAGACGTGGATTCCAGTGGCGCGCGGCTGGGTGGCGGATCCCGCGGACGCCGCCGCACCGCCGTCGGGCACTATCAAACTGACCGGACGGCTGTTGCCGTCCGAAGCCCCGCTACCCGATACCGATCCCGGTGCCGGGCAGGCAACGGCCGTGTCAGTGGCCGAACTCATCAACGTCTGGGAAGTCAGCAGTTACCCGGGCTTCGTTGCGGCCTCGGCTGAAGTCTCCGGAAGCACGGATGTCAGCGCAGCCGGCGTTGAGGGCCAGCTGAAACCGCTCCGGATCGGCCCGCAGCCCCCTCCGCAGCAGGTGAACTGGCTGAATCTCTTCTACTCCGTGGAGTGGGTCGTCTTCGCAGGCTTCGCCCTGTTCATCTGGTGGCGTCTGGTCAAGGACGATTACCGCCGGGGCCTTGAGGACGAAATCGACGACGGCCACTCAGCCAGTGACGGAAGCAACACCGCGCCCGTCGAGCCGGCTAAACAACCCGCCAACCAGACTCAACAAAAGGTACAACCATGA
- a CDS encoding ABC transporter ATP-binding protein: protein MRHYPYRSPNGPNLRSPRHFLTWLGAQQAPTLAAGVAFGIVWMLAQAFSPLAIGKAIDEGIVGGDRDALWLWAGVLLCLAVVQAVTATLRHRMAVSNWLQAALRTNELVGIKVSTAGESLTNKLPTGEIVTAGSSDAPRIGQLFDVSARLSGSIVSYVAVSLLVARIYLPLGIGVLIGVPALGALLIFVVKPLQQRQSAQREATGRMTSVGADTVAGLRVLRGIGGERIFVDRYRQRSQEARIEGNRLAGSVATLEGSQLLIAGTFTVLFTWLGASLALNGQITAGQLISLYGFAAFLVSPIRTGSEALNVVIRAVVGSRKVISILETQPLVSDGLLDGPPAGSRLLDGLSGVEVPSGKLTALVSADPALSAGVAKRLGRFDDLASARVSWGGVPVADLPVDEVRRRISYSAAEPHLFTGPLRSGLDPHGRHSDARILEAIRTSSAMDVLDAIDGGLDHEVDEKGRSFSGGQRQRLALARALLTDAEILLLVEPSSAVDSHTEARIAVGLAELRGAGSGSGNATGNPGRTTLVVTASPLMLNVMDAVIYLPEKGSPVTGTHSELLATQPDYKSVVIRSE, encoded by the coding sequence GTGCGCCATTACCCCTACCGTTCACCGAACGGACCAAATCTCCGCTCCCCCCGCCACTTTCTGACGTGGCTGGGTGCTCAACAGGCACCCACCCTCGCGGCCGGGGTGGCCTTCGGCATTGTATGGATGCTGGCTCAGGCCTTTTCTCCGCTGGCCATCGGCAAGGCGATCGATGAGGGCATTGTGGGCGGAGACCGGGACGCGCTGTGGCTGTGGGCCGGGGTGCTGCTCTGCCTCGCCGTCGTCCAGGCCGTCACCGCCACGCTGAGGCACCGAATGGCTGTCAGCAACTGGCTGCAGGCGGCGCTTCGCACCAACGAACTTGTGGGCATCAAGGTGTCCACCGCGGGCGAGTCCCTGACCAACAAGCTGCCCACGGGTGAAATCGTCACGGCCGGATCTTCAGACGCTCCCAGAATCGGCCAGCTCTTTGATGTCAGTGCCCGGCTCAGCGGCTCGATCGTCTCCTACGTTGCCGTCTCGCTACTGGTGGCCCGGATCTACCTTCCACTGGGGATCGGGGTCCTTATCGGGGTTCCGGCGCTGGGAGCACTCCTGATTTTTGTGGTGAAGCCACTCCAGCAGCGGCAGTCGGCCCAGCGTGAAGCCACCGGCAGGATGACATCGGTGGGCGCCGATACCGTCGCGGGCCTGCGGGTCCTGCGCGGAATCGGCGGCGAACGGATCTTTGTGGACCGTTACCGGCAGCGCTCACAGGAGGCAAGGATCGAAGGCAACCGGTTGGCAGGCTCCGTGGCTACCTTGGAGGGCTCCCAGCTGCTGATTGCGGGAACGTTCACCGTGCTGTTCACGTGGCTCGGGGCGTCCCTTGCACTGAACGGGCAGATCACCGCCGGCCAGCTCATCTCCCTGTACGGATTTGCCGCGTTCCTGGTATCCCCCATCCGCACGGGCTCGGAGGCACTCAATGTTGTCATCAGGGCCGTGGTGGGCTCCCGGAAAGTCATCAGTATTCTCGAAACCCAACCGCTGGTCAGCGATGGCCTCCTTGATGGACCGCCGGCCGGAAGCCGGCTGCTGGACGGCCTCTCCGGCGTCGAGGTTCCTTCCGGAAAGCTCACCGCCCTGGTTTCCGCAGACCCGGCACTGTCCGCAGGAGTAGCCAAACGGCTGGGCAGGTTTGATGACCTGGCTTCGGCCAGGGTCAGCTGGGGCGGCGTCCCCGTTGCCGATCTGCCGGTGGACGAGGTACGCCGCCGCATTTCCTACAGCGCCGCCGAACCCCACCTTTTCACCGGGCCGCTGCGCTCCGGGCTTGATCCGCACGGGCGGCATTCGGACGCACGCATCCTCGAGGCCATCAGGACCTCAAGCGCCATGGATGTGCTCGATGCGATTGACGGCGGGCTGGATCACGAAGTGGATGAAAAAGGCCGTAGCTTCTCGGGCGGCCAGCGGCAGCGGCTGGCACTGGCGCGCGCCCTGCTGACCGATGCGGAGATACTCCTGTTGGTGGAGCCGAGCAGCGCCGTCGATTCGCACACCGAGGCGAGAATCGCCGTCGGACTCGCTGAGCTGCGGGGCGCCGGCAGCGGCAGCGGCAACGCGACGGGAAATCCGGGCAGAACAACCCTGGTGGTCACTGCCAGCCCGCTCATGCTGAACGTTATGGATGCCGTCATCTATCTTCCGGAAAAAGGCTCTCCCGTGACTGGCACACACTCCGAACTGCTGGCAACCCAGCCCGACTACAAGTCAGTGGTGATCCGCAGTGAGTAG
- a CDS encoding ABC transporter ATP-binding protein, with the protein MREHQRGLLGVVGLYVLAAIGGLMGPFLLGRLVDSVVSGTTMSTVTILCSALLASILVQALMTRFASLRGMVLGETVFAQLREDFMGDVTSLPLSTVEKAGTGDLLSRTTNDVEALSFAVRFGIPKLLVAVISVLLTLLAAFITSPLLALSLLVGAPLIIPIAIWYLKRSGPAYQREHAAYAQVNGTISEAADGSLTVDALRLGTQRSERTVAGLSEAFAAERKTLWLRTVLFPCTETALWAPVLVVLLLGGWMVSEDLTTAGAVAAVALYSVQLVEPVNMLIGWLDELQFGAASLARIVGVKFVAPDRVATGEVPDGQEITVSSARFAYRPGHDVLHGVDLVLRPGERLAVVGPSGAGKSTLGRLIAGIHPPSAGSVTVGGVPLVNLPVEELRRHVALVTQEHHVFVGSLADNLRLGKEDASGTELKVALADVGALGWAELLPDGLETEVGSGAYTLTPSQAQELALARLVLADPHTLVLDEATSLIDPQSARTVEHSLSAVLTGRTVVAIAHRLHTAHDADRVAVVEDGRITELGSHTELIALDGSYAALWRSWRTE; encoded by the coding sequence ATGCGCGAACACCAACGTGGGCTTTTAGGGGTGGTTGGCCTCTACGTTCTGGCCGCGATCGGAGGACTGATGGGCCCGTTCCTGCTGGGCAGGCTCGTGGACAGCGTGGTGTCCGGCACCACCATGTCCACCGTGACAATCCTGTGTTCCGCCCTGCTGGCGAGCATCCTGGTGCAGGCCCTGATGACCCGCTTTGCCTCCTTGCGGGGGATGGTGCTCGGCGAGACTGTCTTTGCCCAGCTTCGTGAGGACTTTATGGGGGACGTCACCAGCCTGCCCCTGTCCACCGTGGAGAAGGCCGGCACCGGCGATCTTCTCTCCCGCACCACCAACGACGTCGAGGCGCTGTCCTTCGCCGTCCGCTTCGGCATCCCCAAATTGCTGGTGGCAGTTATTTCGGTACTGCTGACCCTCCTGGCCGCGTTCATTACGTCCCCGCTTCTGGCATTATCGCTGCTGGTGGGGGCCCCGCTGATCATCCCCATCGCCATCTGGTACCTGAAACGCTCCGGCCCCGCATACCAGCGTGAACACGCGGCCTACGCCCAGGTCAACGGCACCATCAGCGAGGCCGCCGACGGTTCCCTGACTGTGGATGCACTCCGTTTGGGCACCCAGCGTTCAGAGCGTACGGTCGCGGGGCTCAGCGAAGCCTTCGCCGCCGAACGCAAGACCCTCTGGTTGCGTACGGTGCTGTTTCCCTGCACGGAAACCGCGCTCTGGGCACCGGTCCTTGTGGTGCTGCTGCTGGGCGGCTGGATGGTGTCGGAAGACCTGACGACAGCGGGTGCGGTTGCCGCCGTCGCGCTCTATTCCGTCCAGCTGGTGGAGCCGGTGAACATGCTGATCGGATGGCTGGACGAGCTCCAGTTCGGTGCCGCGTCGCTGGCCCGGATCGTGGGTGTGAAGTTTGTGGCCCCGGACCGCGTCGCAACAGGAGAAGTGCCGGACGGCCAGGAGATCACCGTCAGCAGCGCCCGCTTCGCCTACCGGCCCGGCCACGACGTTCTGCACGGGGTTGACCTTGTGCTGCGGCCGGGCGAGCGGCTCGCCGTGGTGGGGCCGTCCGGCGCGGGCAAATCCACGCTGGGCCGCCTGATCGCCGGGATCCATCCGCCGTCGGCCGGTTCGGTGACTGTGGGCGGTGTTCCGCTGGTCAATCTCCCCGTGGAAGAGCTGCGCCGTCACGTGGCTCTGGTGACGCAGGAGCACCACGTGTTTGTGGGTTCGCTTGCGGACAACCTCCGGCTCGGCAAGGAGGATGCCTCCGGCACCGAACTGAAGGTGGCGCTGGCCGATGTTGGTGCACTCGGCTGGGCGGAGTTGCTCCCCGACGGCCTCGAAACCGAGGTGGGGTCAGGCGCCTACACCCTGACCCCGTCGCAGGCCCAGGAGCTGGCGCTCGCGCGCCTGGTTCTTGCAGATCCGCATACCCTGGTACTCGATGAAGCCACCTCTCTGATTGACCCGCAGTCTGCCCGCACTGTGGAGCACTCACTCAGCGCCGTGCTGACCGGCAGAACAGTGGTGGCCATCGCGCACCGCCTGCACACAGCGCACGACGCCGACCGTGTGGCGGTTGTGGAGGACGGCCGGATCACTGAGCTGGGAAGCCACACCGAACTGATCGCCCTGGACGGCTCCTACGCGGCACTGTGGAGGTCCTGGCGGACCGAATAG
- a CDS encoding PTS sugar transporter subunit IIA, with the protein MAEPLDRYDAELTTPEMVILELEASDKADAATQLAQRLFAAGRVTDLAGFLGHVNLREHQLATGLPGGIGLPHARSEFVSRTSIAVGITKYGHALDFGAADGPATVILLIATPASSFSDHLEVLATLARSLSKESFRDSLRRAYDPEVIAELINSSLVFFDH; encoded by the coding sequence TTGGCGGAACCACTGGACCGGTACGATGCCGAACTCACCACACCCGAAATGGTGATTCTGGAGCTTGAGGCATCGGACAAGGCAGATGCGGCAACGCAGCTCGCCCAACGGCTTTTCGCCGCAGGGCGGGTCACTGACCTGGCCGGGTTCCTGGGTCACGTCAACTTGCGCGAACACCAGCTGGCCACAGGACTGCCGGGCGGCATCGGCCTGCCGCACGCACGAAGCGAGTTCGTCTCCCGGACATCCATCGCCGTCGGCATCACCAAGTACGGGCATGCCCTGGATTTCGGCGCCGCTGACGGTCCGGCCACCGTCATCCTGCTGATCGCCACGCCTGCGAGTTCGTTCTCGGACCACCTCGAAGTGCTGGCAACACTGGCGCGCTCGCTCTCGAAGGAGTCCTTCCGGGATTCACTGCGTCGCGCTTACGATCCCGAAGTGATCGCCGAACTGATCAACTCCAGCCTCGTGTTCTTCGACCACTGA
- a CDS encoding glycerol-3-phosphate dehydrogenase/oxidase has translation MMSVPGNESGTGAGSGSVNARTGSKGPDPSGALSPDARRASVARLKSTGEPGQELDILIVGGGVVGAGSALDAVTRGLSVGIVEARDWASGTSSRSSKLIHGGLRYLEMLDFGLVQEALQERGLLIQRIAPHLVRPVPFLYPLTRRFWERPYVGAGILLYDTLGMTSGNSRGVPMHKHLFRRGTLRAAPSLKDDAFVGSIRYYDAQVDDARLVVNVVRTAAKYGAHAVNRLRVVEFLREGERVVGAKVENQEDGEIFEIRAKQVVNATGVWTDETQAMVTDRGQLKVRASKGIHLVVPRDRFQSTVGLILRTEKSVLFVIPWGRHWIIGTTDTAWDLDKAHPAASSQDIDYVLEHVNRVLKRPLTREDVEGVYAGLRPLLAGENDSTAKLSREHVVAHPVPGLVVVAGGKFTTYRVMAKDAVDEATRAMDERVAPSCTETIPLLGAEGFKAAWNRRARAADDAGVHVARVEHLLNRYGSMASDVLALITENPELAEPLPGADDYLQAEAVYATTHEGARHVHDVLTRRTRISIESWDRGVSAVPVVAKLMGEILGWSDVQRESEIKHYLARVEAERLSQEQPDDESADAARIGVDDIVPLR, from the coding sequence ATGATGAGTGTGCCAGGCAATGAAAGTGGAACCGGTGCGGGTAGCGGTTCTGTCAACGCGCGGACCGGTTCCAAGGGCCCGGACCCGTCCGGTGCCCTGAGCCCGGACGCGCGCAGAGCATCGGTGGCGCGTCTTAAATCCACCGGTGAGCCCGGTCAGGAGCTGGACATCCTCATCGTCGGCGGGGGTGTGGTGGGCGCCGGATCCGCCCTGGACGCCGTAACGCGCGGACTGTCCGTGGGGATTGTTGAGGCCCGGGACTGGGCTTCAGGAACATCGTCCCGCTCGTCCAAGCTGATCCATGGCGGCCTCCGGTACCTCGAGATGCTTGATTTCGGGCTGGTTCAGGAGGCCCTCCAGGAACGCGGCCTGCTGATCCAGCGGATCGCTCCGCATCTGGTCCGGCCGGTGCCGTTCCTTTACCCCCTCACCCGGCGGTTCTGGGAACGGCCCTACGTCGGCGCCGGCATTCTGCTGTACGACACTCTGGGCATGACGTCCGGCAACAGCCGGGGTGTGCCCATGCACAAGCACCTGTTCCGGCGCGGAACGCTCCGGGCTGCGCCGAGCCTGAAAGACGATGCCTTCGTCGGCTCCATCCGCTACTACGACGCACAGGTGGATGACGCACGGCTCGTGGTCAACGTCGTCCGCACCGCTGCCAAGTACGGCGCCCACGCAGTCAACCGGCTCCGGGTGGTCGAGTTCCTGCGCGAAGGCGAACGCGTCGTCGGCGCGAAGGTGGAGAACCAGGAGGACGGCGAGATCTTCGAAATCCGGGCCAAGCAGGTAGTCAACGCCACCGGTGTGTGGACTGACGAAACCCAGGCCATGGTGACAGACCGCGGGCAGCTTAAGGTCCGGGCGTCAAAGGGCATCCACCTTGTGGTTCCGCGCGACCGGTTCCAGTCCACGGTGGGCTTGATCCTGCGGACGGAAAAGTCCGTGCTGTTTGTCATTCCGTGGGGCAGGCACTGGATTATCGGCACCACGGACACTGCATGGGACCTGGACAAGGCCCACCCGGCAGCGTCCAGCCAGGACATCGACTACGTCCTTGAACACGTGAACAGGGTGCTGAAGCGGCCCCTCACCCGCGAGGACGTGGAAGGTGTGTATGCCGGCCTCCGCCCGCTCCTGGCCGGCGAAAACGATTCCACCGCCAAACTCTCCCGCGAGCACGTTGTTGCCCACCCTGTCCCGGGGTTGGTGGTTGTGGCTGGCGGAAAGTTCACCACATACCGTGTGATGGCCAAGGATGCGGTTGATGAAGCCACCCGGGCCATGGACGAACGGGTGGCTCCCAGCTGCACGGAAACCATTCCGCTGCTCGGTGCCGAAGGATTCAAGGCGGCCTGGAACCGGCGGGCACGGGCCGCCGACGACGCCGGTGTTCACGTGGCGCGGGTGGAACATCTTCTTAACCGTTACGGGTCCATGGCTTCCGACGTGCTGGCTCTCATCACGGAAAATCCGGAGCTGGCGGAACCCTTGCCGGGCGCGGATGACTATCTGCAGGCGGAAGCTGTCTACGCCACTACCCACGAAGGTGCCCGGCATGTCCATGACGTGCTCACCCGCAGGACGCGGATTTCCATCGAGTCCTGGGACCGGGGTGTGTCCGCCGTGCCGGTAGTCGCTAAACTGATGGGAGAAATCCTCGGCTGGAGCGATGTGCAGCGGGAAAGCGAAATCAAGCACTACCTTGCACGGGTTGAAGCCGAAAGGCTGAGCCAGGAGCAGCCGGATGACGAATCCGCCGACGCCGCCCGTATTGGTGTGGACGACATCGTTCCGTTGCGCTGA
- a CDS encoding GuaB3 family IMP dehydrogenase-related protein, with protein MTYEIEIGRGKRGRRAYSLDDIAIVPNRRTRDPKDVSVSWQIDAYKFDMPVIAAPMDSAMSPETAIALGRLGGLGVLDLEGLWTRYEDPQSVLDQIAALEDETNSPAVTRRMQELYQAPIQPELITSRLAEIRTAGVTVAGSLTPQRTQEHYKTVVAAGVDIFVIRGTTVSAEHVSKDHEPLNLKQFIYELDVPVIVGGAAGYTPALHLMRTGAAGVLVGFGGGATTTTRRALGIHSPMASAISDVAAARRDYMDESGGRYVHVIADGGMGSSGDIVKAIAMGADAVMLGSALARAEEAPGKGWHWGQEAHHLELPRGDRVNVGTVGPLEDVLFGPGHHTNGTSNLIGALRRSMATTGYSDLKEFQRVDVVVSPYSGK; from the coding sequence GTGACTTACGAGATTGAGATTGGCCGTGGCAAGCGTGGGCGTCGTGCCTACTCCCTGGATGACATTGCGATCGTCCCCAACCGTCGTACGCGTGATCCCAAGGATGTATCCGTCTCGTGGCAGATTGATGCCTACAAATTCGACATGCCCGTCATAGCGGCACCGATGGACTCGGCCATGTCGCCGGAAACAGCCATTGCACTGGGCCGTCTTGGCGGTCTCGGGGTGCTGGACCTCGAGGGCCTGTGGACCCGTTACGAGGACCCGCAGTCCGTGCTGGACCAGATTGCTGCCCTCGAGGACGAGACCAACAGCCCGGCCGTGACGCGGCGGATGCAGGAGCTCTACCAGGCGCCCATCCAGCCCGAACTCATTACGTCACGACTCGCCGAAATCCGCACGGCCGGCGTCACCGTGGCCGGATCGCTCACCCCGCAGCGGACCCAGGAACACTACAAGACAGTTGTGGCCGCCGGCGTCGATATCTTTGTGATCCGCGGAACCACCGTCTCGGCCGAGCACGTTTCCAAGGACCACGAGCCGCTGAACCTGAAACAGTTCATCTATGAACTGGATGTCCCGGTTATTGTCGGCGGTGCCGCCGGCTACACCCCGGCGCTGCACCTCATGCGCACGGGAGCCGCCGGTGTTCTGGTGGGATTCGGCGGCGGAGCAACCACCACAACGCGCCGTGCCCTCGGTATCCACTCGCCCATGGCGTCCGCAATTTCGGACGTCGCTGCCGCCCGCCGTGACTACATGGATGAGTCCGGCGGACGTTATGTCCATGTCATTGCCGACGGCGGCATGGGCTCTTCCGGCGACATCGTCAAGGCCATCGCCATGGGAGCCGACGCCGTGATGCTGGGCAGCGCCCTGGCGCGCGCCGAAGAAGCTCCGGGCAAGGGCTGGCACTGGGGCCAGGAAGCCCACCACCTGGAACTTCCCCGCGGCGACCGGGTCAATGTGGGCACCGTGGGTCCGCTTGAGGACGTCCTTTTCGGACCCGGCCACCACACCAACGGAACGTCCAACCTGATCGGCGCGCTGCGCCGTTCCATGGCTACCACCGGCTATTCGGACCTGAAAGAGTTCCAGCGCGTCGACGTCGTGGTGTCACCTTACTCAGGAAAGTAG
- a CDS encoding S8 family peptidase: protein MGISSFRAPRVLALSLAAVVGTMSLAGAPVFADPGDSGGTESGTGGTALVQNVAAGESYAKFIVNYKQGTATATAKGRANAWGKAARRQGVSVQEVRTLATGGTLISSDKALSGQAAKDFMTELAASGTVESVEPDARMTVALSPDDPRYGEQWDFTAANGMRVPGAWDVSTGSGVTVAVIDTGITSHTDLNANVLPGYDFVADSAAARDNNGRDSNPQDQGDWYLAGECGQAQGSNSSWHGTHVAGTVAAVTGNANGVAGVAPNAKVVPVRVLAKCGGSLSDIADAIVWAAGGAVSGVPANANPAQVINMSLGGSGTCGGTYQAAIDSAVARGTTVVVAAGNSGQDASGFRPANCNSVVSVAASNPGGSLSYYSNFGSSVDVTAPGGDVRVAGGGILSTINTGTTVPGAEGYANYQGTSMAAPHVAGLAALMKSKSSSLTPAQVESTLKQGTRAMPGGCTAGCGTGLSDATKTLGLLGGTTPPPSGNLLLNPGFEEGAVSWTSNKADTFETGTGARTGSRFAGLNGWGQSTSYNLDQAFAVPSSVASASLSFYVLVQSDETTASSAYDTLKVQVISGGVTSTLATYSNLNESTGYAPKTLDLSAFKGKSVTLRFLGVEDSSLQTYFYVDDTAVTTS, encoded by the coding sequence GTGGGAATCAGTTCATTCAGGGCGCCCCGCGTCCTTGCGTTATCGCTGGCGGCCGTCGTCGGCACCATGTCGCTTGCCGGAGCTCCAGTTTTCGCGGACCCGGGCGACAGCGGCGGGACCGAATCCGGCACCGGCGGCACAGCGTTGGTGCAGAACGTTGCAGCCGGCGAGTCCTACGCCAAGTTCATCGTCAACTACAAGCAGGGCACTGCGACCGCCACAGCCAAGGGCCGGGCCAACGCCTGGGGTAAGGCAGCCAGGCGGCAGGGGGTCTCTGTGCAGGAAGTCCGCACCCTGGCCACCGGCGGCACCCTGATCTCCTCGGACAAGGCATTGTCCGGTCAGGCCGCCAAGGATTTCATGACCGAGCTGGCGGCATCCGGAACGGTCGAATCCGTAGAACCTGATGCGCGCATGACAGTAGCGCTCAGCCCGGATGACCCCCGCTACGGCGAGCAGTGGGACTTCACAGCAGCAAACGGCATGCGGGTTCCGGGTGCCTGGGACGTTTCCACTGGCTCCGGCGTGACGGTGGCCGTGATTGACACCGGCATTACCTCGCACACCGATCTCAACGCCAATGTGCTTCCCGGCTACGATTTTGTGGCCGACTCCGCGGCAGCCCGCGACAATAATGGCCGGGACTCGAACCCACAGGACCAGGGCGACTGGTATCTCGCGGGCGAGTGCGGCCAGGCCCAGGGCTCGAATTCGTCGTGGCACGGTACCCACGTGGCCGGCACCGTGGCTGCTGTCACGGGGAACGCCAACGGCGTGGCCGGCGTGGCGCCCAACGCCAAGGTGGTCCCGGTGCGCGTCCTCGCCAAATGTGGAGGATCCCTGTCGGACATTGCAGACGCCATCGTCTGGGCCGCCGGCGGCGCGGTCAGCGGTGTACCGGCCAATGCCAATCCGGCGCAGGTCATCAACATGAGCCTCGGCGGCAGCGGCACCTGCGGCGGGACTTACCAGGCAGCAATTGACTCGGCCGTTGCGCGGGGAACCACCGTGGTGGTGGCTGCGGGCAACAGCGGGCAGGACGCCTCCGGCTTCCGGCCCGCCAACTGCAACAGCGTGGTGAGCGTCGCGGCCAGCAACCCGGGCGGCAGCCTCTCCTACTACTCGAACTTTGGCTCCTCGGTTGATGTGACGGCTCCGGGCGGCGACGTGCGCGTTGCCGGCGGGGGCATCCTCTCCACCATCAACACCGGCACCACTGTTCCCGGCGCAGAAGGCTACGCCAATTACCAGGGCACGTCGATGGCCGCGCCGCACGTTGCAGGTCTGGCGGCACTTATGAAGTCCAAGTCCTCCTCGCTGACCCCGGCCCAGGTTGAATCAACCCTCAAACAGGGCACCAGAGCTATGCCCGGCGGCTGCACCGCCGGCTGTGGCACCGGGCTCTCGGATGCAACCAAGACCCTCGGCCTGCTGGGCGGCACCACCCCGCCGCCGTCCGGAAACCTGCTCCTCAACCCGGGTTTTGAAGAGGGCGCCGTCTCCTGGACGTCCAACAAGGCCGACACCTTCGAGACCGGCACCGGTGCCCGCACGGGTTCACGTTTCGCTGGCCTGAACGGCTGGGGCCAGTCCACGTCGTACAACCTGGACCAGGCATTCGCCGTTCCGTCTTCGGTGGCCAGCGCCTCACTGTCCTTTTACGTGTTGGTCCAGTCGGACGAAACCACCGCCAGCTCGGCCTATGACACCCTCAAGGTCCAGGTCATCAGCGGCGGCGTCACCAGCACGCTGGCAACCTACTCCAACCTGAATGAGAGCACGGGTTATGCGCCCAAGACGCTTGATCTCTCAGCGTTCAAGGGGAAAAGCGTGACCCTGCGCTTCCTCGGCGTTGAGGATTCCTCGCTGCAGACGTACTTCTACGTCGATGACACCGCGGTGACCACCAGCTAG